ACCTCGCTACCCCACGCATTCGTTGTAAATTTATCTAGAGAAGGATTAAAATTAGTTTGCCCCAACTGTTTATTGTCACTTAAAAAACGAATATTTAAAAAACTTATCCACCCTTTTTCTGGATTTTGGTATTGCCAACGGTTCATCACATTAATTTGATCGGCCAATGGCGCATCTAGAAACCCGTCATTATTATTATCTTCTTTTTGTGTTCGTTTGTTTCCATGAATATACAAGCCTGTACTCCACTTGTCCGTCAGTTTTCTATTAAAATGTGTATTCAATTCATAACGCCCATTTTGGTTGGCATAGCCATTTACAAAAACTGCACTATCCGTAAGCGGTTTTACAAGCTCTGTATTAATTTGCCCAGAAATACTTTCATAACCGTTTACAACACTCCCCGCCCCTTTGGTTATTTGAATACTTTCTACCCAAGTTCCTGGCGTAAAGGTTAGCCCGTAGGCTTGCGATGCACCGCGCACCATTGGAATATTCTCTTGGGTTATTAATAAATAAGGACTAGTAAGCCCTAACATTTGTATCTGCTTTGTCCCCGTTAAAGCATCAGAATAGTTGACATCTATTGCCGGATTTGTTTCAAAACTTTCCGATAAATTACAACATGCCGCCTTTAGCAACTCTGCACTATTAATAGTCACGACATTCTGCGAACTAAAATAGGCTTTCTGCACCGCATCGCGCTTTTGATTTACCACCACCTCATTAAGAGCGTTTGATGGATTCAATACATGTTTAATTATGCTTGGCTTATTTATAGTTAAGGTATCAGTTTCAAAACCCACATAACTAATGATTAACTTATGGTATTGCGCATCATAAGGAATTGAGAAATTCCCATCAAAATCGGTCACCACACCTATTTGAGAATTCATCCAATAGATATTAGCACCTGGCAAGCCTAGAGTAGCGTTAGCATCGCCACCATCAACCACCATTCCTTCTACTTTATCTTGAGAAAAAGCGGTAAAAGGCAATAGCACTGCTATAAGTAGTTTTATATATTTATTCATTTGTAGTTTAAATTTGAAAAATTATTTGAGTAAACAGTATTCAGCGTCATATCCAAAAACAGGAAAACACTAAATGACCTACAGAAAATCAAGTTTAACGCAAGATTAAATGATATGAAGTCAATTATAAATAAAATATCAAATTAAATAAACCTCGTCTAGTACGTGTATATCTTTGACGATAATTGGCGGAGGATAGTGATCAAAAGAAGGTGACACTTTTAATCCATTGCCAAATAAATTAAAATAAGAATAGGCGTATGCGATGATAAAGAATTGCTGTGCTAAATCAAAATCATTATCATGAACTACTAAATCATCTTGTCCTTCTGTAATGATTGTTTCATCATCGCAACAAGAATTTGAATCTTGAAGATGCTCACTACTGTCATCAGATTGAAAAACCATATTCATACCACAATCTTGCGCAGCTGTAAATAAGGCAATATCCATAAGATGTCCTAAACAATAATGCTTCTCTACCCTCCACGAAATCGTAGAAGCCAATAGCAAAATTGCCATAGTTACTGACAGTATAGTTACAAGCCATTTTTTCATTGCTGCAAAATTACAAAATAATAATACCTTCTTATCATATAAGACAATACATTAACTAATTTTTAATGCTAAATACCTAGTTTACAGTCAAAAAGGGTAGTTTATCTTATTTTATATAATTTAACGCCCTATTTAAAAACCAACACTTGTAATGAAAAATCAAAAAGTCATCACTTTACTTAGTTTAATTATCTTATTCCAAGGTACTTTACATGCGCAAGGAATATTTGATTCCGCAAAAGAAAAAGTTACCAACGCTATAGGTAAAGTGAGTTATAAAAAATTGAGCAAAGATCCTGTGTCTACTAATTTTGAAGATACAAACACCACAGTAGACCTTGATGATAATTTTGGAGACGAAATTACTTTTTCTGCACTTTGTTTACAACCGAGAGATACTGATAATAACTACAAATTAACACCAGGGTATTATGAATTTGAAGGTATGAGCTTTTGTCTAAAAGCAGGTACCCATGGTCCTAGTGAAGGCGATGGATATTTATTCGCCCCTGTTTTAGGAAAAAAAGAAGCTATTGTTATTGCTATTCTCAAAAATTACGAAGCACACCCAGAGATTGCCCAACAAGAAGTACAATTACTACTATGGGCGATAATAGCCAAAACTAAATTCTCAAAATTAAGTACTCCTTTAAAATTAACTGCTTCTAAATTATTAAACGCAGAACAACTATTAAGTCTCAATAAAGGCATCATAGGTTTTGTTCCAGAAAGTGCCGTACAGAAAGCAATTAGCCATGCACCTCCAACTATACAAACGGTTATTGAAATTGAAAATAAGATGCGCGGTATGTTTGAATCAGGACTTAGCACGTACGAGGAATTTGAAGCTCTAGCTATTTTAGGAGGTGCAGCACCTGTAACAAATAGTGAAATAAAGCGTGGCAGATGGTCATTACACCCAGACGGATATTACATTCGATATTTCCCTTCCGGATACTCAAAAACACGCGTGCAAATTTACGTACCCGAAACTATTGAATCTGTTATATATAATGGTTCTGATGACATTGCCGTTCCTGCAAACACTGGATCACAGCGACTTGCCCAGTGCAATATTCCTGTAAAAATATGCGACAACTAAAACGTATCGCCTATTTTTTAGTCGCTATCAAAATTAAATTTTAAGAACTAATCTATATCTTTGCCGAAAAAAAATGTTCAAGACATTAACTCCACAAATAACAACGATTACCAATAGCGCCGAGCTTACAACTGATGCTAGGCTACAACAAATTTGCGAATTACTTAAAGAGAACATTCCTCATTATGACTGGGTAGGATTCTATTTTAAAAACGGAGATAAAAACGAGTTAAAATTAGGGCCATACGCAGGGGCGCCTACAGACCATATCATTATTCCTTTTGGAAAAGGCATTTGCGGCCAAGTAGCTGTAAGCAATGAAAACTTTATAGTTCCAGACGTTAAAGCCCAAGATAATTATATTGCTTGTAGCATTACCGTAAAAGCAGAAATTGTAATTCCTCTATTTGTAAATGGCGAAAACATTGGTCAAATAGATATTGATTCTAACACTCCTGATCCTTTCACAAAGGATGATGAGCACTTTTTAGAGTTCATAAATGCTGAAGTTGCTAAAATTCTTTAAAATTTAATATTTTTTATTGCTAAAATCGAGGCTTTTTTAACTTCAAAAAAATTACTTTTGCGTGCTTAAGATATTAATCATAAGCACATAAAAATGAGCACCACCAAAAAAGCTACATCAGCATTAATTTCAGTATTTCACAAAGATGGCTTAGCGCCAATTGTTAAAAAATTTCAAGAACTAGGTATTACCATATATTCTACTGGTGGTACAGAAAAATTTGTTCGTGATTTAGGCATAGATGTAGTCCCTGTTGAAGATGTAACTAGTTACCCTTCTATTTTAGGTGGCCGTGTAAAAACATTACACCCAAAAGTATTTGGAGGTATCTTGAATCGTCAAGACAATGAAAATGACCAAAAACAATTGGCTGAATTTGAAATTCCGCAAATAGATATTGTTATTGTTGATTTATATCCTTTTGAAAAAACAGTAGCTAGTGGTGCATCAGAGCAAGATATTATAGAAAAAATTGATATAGGTGGTATTTCTTTAATTCGTGCAGCTGCTAAAAATTTCAAGGATGTACTTTGTGTTTCTTCTATGGAAGATTATGCTGAAGTTTTAGCGTTGATTTCTGCAAATGAGGGTACAACAACACTTGAAGATCGTAAGCGTTTTGCAGGTAAATCTTTCAATGTTTCTTCTCATTATGACACAGCAATTTTTAACTATTTTAATAAAGACGCGCAAGAAACTGTTTTAAAAATTAGCGAAACTAATGGTCAGGTTTTACGTTACGGCGAAAACCCACACCAAAAAGGCTTTTTCTTTGGAGATTTTGATGCAATGTTTAACAAACTTCATGGAAAAGAATTATCATACAACAATCTTCTAGATGTTGATGCTGCTGTGAATTTAATGGGAGAGTTTAAAAATGACGAACCTACATTTGCTATCTTAAAACACAATAATGCGTGTGGTTTAGCCTCAAGAAGCAGCTTACACCAAGCCTATGTAGATGCCTTAGCAGGAGATCCTGTCTCTGCATTTGGAGGAGTCTTGATTAGTAACAAAGAAATTGATAAGGCTACAGCCGAAGAAATTCATAAACTATTTTGCGAAGTTGTTATTGCTCCTAGCTATGCTGCCGATGCTTTAGAAATTTTAAAAGGAAAGAAAAACAGAATTATTCTAATTCAAAACGAAATAGAATTGCCGCAAACTACAGTTCGCACCTGTTTAAATGGTGTTTTAGTTCAAGGTAAAGATCTTATTACAGATGCTGAGGCCGATTTAAAAACAGCTACCAAAACAGCCCCAACTGCACAAGAAGTTGAAGATTTAATATTTGCTTCAAAATTATGTAAGCATACAAAATCGAATACTATCGTTCTTGCTAAAAACAAACAATTATTTGCTAGCGGAACAGGACAAACATCAAGAGTTGATGCCCTTAACCAAGCGATACATAAAGCAAACACATTTAATTTTGATTTGAAAGGTGCCGTTATGGCGAGTGATGCATTTTTTCCTTTCCCTGATTGTGTTGAAATTGCGGGCAACAGCGGAATTTCAAGTGTAATTCAGCCTGGAGGGTCAATAAAAGACGAATTAAGCGTAGATTACTGTAATTCTAATGGAATTTCTATGGTAATGACCGGTACACGTCATTTTAAACATTAATTTTGTTACT
This genomic stretch from Cellulophaga algicola DSM 14237 harbors:
- a CDS encoding HYC_CC_PP family protein, producing the protein MKKWLVTILSVTMAILLLASTISWRVEKHYCLGHLMDIALFTAAQDCGMNMVFQSDDSSEHLQDSNSCCDDETIITEGQDDLVVHDNDFDLAQQFFIIAYAYSYFNLFGNGLKVSPSFDHYPPPIIVKDIHVLDEVYLI
- a CDS encoding GAF domain-containing protein, translated to MFKTLTPQITTITNSAELTTDARLQQICELLKENIPHYDWVGFYFKNGDKNELKLGPYAGAPTDHIIIPFGKGICGQVAVSNENFIVPDVKAQDNYIACSITVKAEIVIPLFVNGENIGQIDIDSNTPDPFTKDDEHFLEFINAEVAKIL
- the purH gene encoding bifunctional phosphoribosylaminoimidazolecarboxamide formyltransferase/IMP cyclohydrolase, encoding MSTTKKATSALISVFHKDGLAPIVKKFQELGITIYSTGGTEKFVRDLGIDVVPVEDVTSYPSILGGRVKTLHPKVFGGILNRQDNENDQKQLAEFEIPQIDIVIVDLYPFEKTVASGASEQDIIEKIDIGGISLIRAAAKNFKDVLCVSSMEDYAEVLALISANEGTTTLEDRKRFAGKSFNVSSHYDTAIFNYFNKDAQETVLKISETNGQVLRYGENPHQKGFFFGDFDAMFNKLHGKELSYNNLLDVDAAVNLMGEFKNDEPTFAILKHNNACGLASRSSLHQAYVDALAGDPVSAFGGVLISNKEIDKATAEEIHKLFCEVVIAPSYAADALEILKGKKNRIILIQNEIELPQTTVRTCLNGVLVQGKDLITDAEADLKTATKTAPTAQEVEDLIFASKLCKHTKSNTIVLAKNKQLFASGTGQTSRVDALNQAIHKANTFNFDLKGAVMASDAFFPFPDCVEIAGNSGISSVIQPGGSIKDELSVDYCNSNGISMVMTGTRHFKH